In one Pseudomonas hydrolytica genomic region, the following are encoded:
- a CDS encoding peptide ABC transporter ATP-binding protein, with protein MHTVLQAHELTRHYSVSQGLFKPSATVQALNGVSFTLAAGRTLAVVGESGCGKSTLARALTLIEEPSAGSLQIAGREVAGASRTERKQLRRDVQMVFQNPYASLNPRQKVGDQLAEPLLINTDLSRAERREKVQAMMQQVGLRPEHYQRYPHMFSGGQRQRIALARAMMLQPKVLVADEPTSALDVSIQAQVLNLFMDLQEQYETGYVFISHNLAVVRHVADEVLVMYLGRPVEMGAAEALYARPLHPYTRALLSATPAIHPDPDKPRVRISGELPNPLNPPSGCAFHKRCPHADERCRGERPELRLIDARQVACHHVERIVD; from the coding sequence ATGCACACCGTACTGCAAGCCCACGAGCTGACCCGTCACTACAGCGTCTCGCAGGGTCTGTTCAAGCCATCGGCAACGGTGCAGGCGCTCAATGGCGTGTCATTCACGCTGGCGGCCGGCAGGACCCTGGCGGTGGTCGGCGAATCCGGCTGCGGCAAGTCCACCCTGGCCCGCGCCCTGACCCTGATCGAAGAGCCCAGCGCAGGCAGCCTGCAGATCGCCGGGCGCGAGGTGGCCGGCGCCAGCAGGACCGAGCGCAAGCAATTGCGCCGCGACGTGCAGATGGTGTTCCAGAACCCCTATGCCTCGCTCAACCCGCGGCAGAAGGTCGGCGATCAGTTGGCCGAACCGCTATTGATCAACACCGACCTGTCGCGTGCCGAGCGCCGTGAGAAGGTGCAGGCGATGATGCAGCAGGTGGGCCTGCGCCCCGAGCACTACCAGCGCTACCCGCACATGTTCTCCGGTGGCCAGCGCCAGCGCATCGCCCTGGCCCGCGCCATGATGCTGCAGCCCAAGGTATTGGTGGCGGACGAGCCGACCTCCGCGCTGGACGTGTCGATCCAGGCGCAGGTGCTCAACCTGTTCATGGACCTGCAGGAGCAGTATGAGACCGGCTACGTGTTCATCTCGCACAACCTGGCGGTGGTGCGCCACGTCGCCGACGAGGTGCTGGTGATGTACCTCGGCCGCCCGGTAGAGATGGGCGCGGCCGAAGCGCTCTACGCCCGCCCGCTGCATCCCTACACCCGCGCCCTGCTGTCGGCGACGCCGGCCATCCATCCCGATCCGGACAAGCCGCGGGTACGCATCAGCGGTGAGTTGCCCAATCCGCTGAATCCGCCCTCCGGCTGCGCCTTCCACAAGCGCTGCCCGCATGCCGATGAACGCTGCCGCGGCGAACGCCCGGAGCTCAGGTTGATCGATGCGCGGCAGGTGGCCTGCCATCATGTGGAGCGGATCGTCGACTAG
- a CDS encoding ABC transporter ATP-binding protein, whose product MSLLDIRNLSVRFGAADAVPVVDGLDLRVDKGEVLAIVGESGSGKSVTMMALMGLIDAPGIVQADCLQFDGTDMLRLKGRQRRHIVGKDLAMVFQDPMTALNPSYTVGFQIEEVLRQHLGLKGKAARARALQLLERVEIPGAASRLEAYPHQLSGGMSQRVAIAMAIAAEPKLLIADEPTTALDVTIQAQIMELLLNLQRDEGMALVLITHDLAVVAETAQRVCVMYAGQAVELGRVPTLFDAPSHPYTEALLKAIPEHSAGAHRLATLPGIVPGRYDRPQGCLLSPRCPYVQERCRQQRPTLDAHERGAARCFFPLVPTAEVA is encoded by the coding sequence ATGAGCCTGCTGGATATCCGCAACCTCTCGGTGCGCTTCGGCGCTGCCGACGCCGTGCCGGTGGTCGACGGTCTCGACCTGCGGGTGGACAAGGGTGAGGTGCTGGCCATCGTCGGCGAGTCCGGCTCCGGCAAGTCGGTGACCATGATGGCGCTGATGGGCCTGATCGATGCGCCCGGCATCGTACAGGCCGACTGCCTGCAGTTCGACGGCACCGACATGCTGCGCCTGAAGGGCCGCCAGCGTCGGCATATCGTCGGCAAGGACCTGGCCATGGTGTTCCAGGACCCGATGACCGCCCTCAACCCCAGCTACACCGTGGGCTTCCAGATCGAGGAAGTGCTGCGCCAGCACCTCGGTCTGAAAGGCAAGGCGGCGCGGGCCCGTGCCCTGCAGCTGCTGGAAAGGGTGGAGATCCCCGGCGCCGCCAGCCGCCTCGAGGCCTACCCGCACCAGCTTTCCGGCGGCATGAGCCAGCGCGTGGCAATCGCCATGGCGATCGCCGCCGAACCCAAGCTGCTGATCGCCGACGAACCCACCACCGCGCTGGACGTGACCATCCAGGCGCAGATCATGGAGCTGCTGCTGAATCTGCAGCGCGATGAAGGCATGGCCCTGGTGCTGATCACCCACGACCTGGCGGTGGTCGCCGAAACCGCCCAGCGCGTCTGCGTGATGTATGCAGGACAGGCGGTGGAACTGGGCCGGGTGCCGACCCTGTTCGACGCGCCCAGCCACCCCTACACCGAGGCACTGCTCAAGGCCATTCCCGAACACAGTGCCGGCGCCCATCGGCTGGCCACGCTGCCGGGCATCGTTCCCGGTCGCTACGACCGTCCGCAGGGCTGCCTGCTGTCGCCACGCTGCCCCTACGTGCAGGAGCGCTGCCGCCAGCAACGCCCGACGCTGGACGCACACGAGCGAGGCGCCGCGCGCTGCTTCTTCCCTCTGGTACCCACGGCGGAGGTGGCCTGA